A genomic window from Dermacentor silvarum isolate Dsil-2018 chromosome 9, BIME_Dsil_1.4, whole genome shotgun sequence includes:
- the LOC119463789 gene encoding phosphatidylinositol 4-kinase alpha-like isoform X3, which produces MVSRRAMVDYWMTRACRGAARERREGLLPYENITTPIVFKASTYLFRTFGSSFSLMRIIAERPEVARKSHMRFSANKIQLILAYADRILSDEMIEYLDQCAMEAYQSGQIAVNPYRSFGEVLKLVWVNLLYELLCSYTLAEKEEWKHTSPLFCSLAKDIQKLAKHLFLAGQKDIQVKAYDASEQEQKDYQYTCAHRFRASVQTVAACVDILVWAEVEENGADLLCGKLAEKLNASHGLKLALGHLPILISCLNGIRTLAEMFPLIVDGCMLAARDFLGAPAPVLLKLYQCMEELVSGDNAGVRTICQAALRQVRDAGIDCLCGVLRVGIERDPEIVQAYLASASNRLFQAEISGGEGALIAINTVMALGKMAVALKGTPRTEKSVLQFFQQRFCKPPSTLDTLIVDQMGRMLVAKVDRSVRDEIMKMLTMVTLVSNSVQARLSDADAKFPGYKHVALPVIKVLVKVASGIDGADEKLELLSTLLELFVQIGLDGCRYCENQLAFKDSGCAANMGVLIPVISALVQRMDPVVGAKPRMHKLFWDFWLYASLMGFTVLSGVWPIDWYYGTADIALKSPILVCKEHLRPILQFNNPVRHETAAIVDLNDVKFQLLKELKGGTEISTILYKMNFQQATYLLSVNDLEALRIQNSVTTKTPYQIMMQYLEFPLIQKDKGGMFICMSAVADKVFDMFLDVMQDKPKHREREIELEEAFVFLLVKFVDPEKQIRRVADKFISNFIDRFPHLLWSRKVLWAMLDILQALAYSLELDPNETGQEVIVPYTPYSITLTDTMDGRETIVRDLAAHCQGIVQEAVKWAPIATRSHLQEYMVANSEMVEALTQHTGVGLAIESIMLFAGLNASSSPQSTSLLERWPACVKKDYSEFVCSMEIRCRYSGEVAGLLMSSKNTEYTRKELAGKLLNQLHTSWRTSNKKLHKRCIFRICALLVSMKGLDRRLLRALCWSPVEYFSEEPTRNSIYCWQWLLAAKPEEELRFLHEMCNAWLATVERELGIFSKDPVQTDPCAVGEKSDLRPKAPYIAPHEVWVNFIVEKIESAKFSSQAEIEIFTNLIYRSFSPTIGDEKFSCRHISVVGTRFNLLSSAVSLLQSDADSLSSQMIRSILRERIYSACLDYFCGPQLYPTERGGKLRENILMMVKFWMAMHNDKKFLRRTSFGREIVGNQLSNRSQGSSAGSSAAESGYTQAESFPTTPAGWQQQGYSRPSTESSTTTTRQTTTTTTTSREMRETPLISDTAYSKEYLRKRSLILALLSVEIEFLITWYNPLSLPDRVVPGEEIISAWRSQHITERGWVDMAQCAWNLSPMLAVYLPSRFRSSEALRNEVTRLVQANPDLVCHMPEALQYMITPDFVLEDNPDLSYLQAWAPVSPVKVLAYFSRLYSPHPITAQYAIRVLSACPPDVLMFYIPQLAQAVRYDTMGYIRNFIITSANISQLLTHQFIWNMRTNMFRDEDGQEKDADLYEVFNSMIDTMVSNLTGKEKLFYESEFDFFTKITAISGVLRHFPKGPERKRACLCELSKIKVEQGSYLPSSPEAIIVDIDYASGAPMQSAAKAPFRAKFKVRSVGIEKVQEIATAGYKDLRDAGFFTAADLRKEHWQAAIFKVGDDVRQDMLALQVIALFKHVFSIAGIEVYLFPYRVVATSPGCGVIECVPDTTSRDQLGRQTDIGMYEYFLQKYGDESTRTFQEARSNFVKSMAAYSVAMFLLQVKDRHNGNLLLDDEGHIIHIDFGFLFESSPGGNIGFEPDIKLTEEMVMIMGGKQEAEPFKWFTELCVRCFLAVRPYREDVVTLVSLMLDTGLPCFRGQTVRLLRLRFAPTATEREAAAFMIKIINDSYLNIRTRTYDMIQYYQNQIPY; this is translated from the exons ATGGTGTCGCGACGCGCCATGGTTGACTACTGGATGACCAGGGCGTGCCGCGGGGCGGCGCGCGAGCGCCGCGAGGGGCTGCTGCCGTACGAGAACATCACGACGCCCATCGTGTTCAAGGCGTCCACGTACCTGTTCCGAACGTTCGGCTCGAGCTTCAGCCTCATGCGAATCATTGCCGAGCGGCCCGAGGTCGCGCGCAAGAGCCACATGAGGTTTTCGGCCAATAAGATCCag CTGATCCTGGCGTACGCTGACCGCATCCTGTCTGACGAGATGATCGAGTACCTCGACCAATGCGCCATGGAAGCCTACCAGAGCGGCCAGATCGCCGTGAACCCTTATCGCTCGTTCGGCGAGGTACTCAAGCTTGTCTGGGTCAACCTGCTCTACGAGTTGCTTTGCTCTTACACGCTCGCCGAGAAGGAGGAGTGGAAGCACACCTCCCCACTCTTCTGTAGCCTGGCCAAGGACATCCAGAAGCTTGCCAAGCATCTATTCCTCGCCGGCCAGAAGGACATACAG GTGAAGGCGTACGACGCGAGCGAACAGGAACAGAAGGATTATCAGTACACGTGCGCTCACCGGTTCCGCGCCAGCGTTCAGACGGTGGCCGCGTGCGTGGATATCCTTGTCTGGGCCGAGGTGGAGGAGAACGGCGCCGACCTGCTCTGCGGGAAGCTCGCCGAGAAGCTCAACGCGTCGCATGGTCTCAAGCTTGCACTTG GTCACCTGCCTATCCTCATCAGCTGCCTGAACGGCATCAGGACGCTGGCCGAGATGTTTCCCCTGATCGTGGACGGTTGCATGTTAGCCGCGCGCGACTTCCTGGGCGCTCCAGCACCCGTCCTGCTCAAGCTTTACCAGTGCATGGAAGAGCTCGTCAGCGGGGACAACGCCGGCGTCAGAACCATCTGCCAGGCGGCGCTGAGACAG GTGCGTGACGCAGGCATCGACTGCCTGTGCGGAGTGCTTCGGGTAGGCATCGAGCGTGACCCCGAGATTGTGCAGGCGTACCTGGCTTCCGCTTCAAACCGGCTGTTCCAG GCCGAAATTAGCGGAGGCGAGGGAGCGCTGATCGCCATCAACACGGTGATGGCGTTGGGCAAGATGGCGGTGGCGCTGAAGGGCACGCCCAGGACCGAGAAGTCGGTGCTGCAGTTCTTCCAGCAGCGCTTCTGCAAGCCCCCTTCAACGCTGGACACGCTCATCGTGGACCAGATGGGCCGCATGCTGGTCGCCAAGGTGGACAGGTCTGTCAGGGACGAGATCATGAAGATGCTCACCATGGTCACGCTGGTCTCCAACTCTGTGCAGGCCAGGCTCAGCGACGCCGACGCCAA GTTTCCCGGCTACAAGCACGTCGCGTTGCCCGTCATCAAGGTCCTCGTCAAGGTGGCCTCTGGCATTGACGGGGCCGACGAGAAGCTCGAGCTTCTCAGTACTCTTCTCGAGCTGTTCGTGCAGATCGGGCTCGACGGGTGCCGCTACTGTGAGAACCAGTTGGCCTTCAAGGACTCGGGCTGCGCCGCCAACATGGGCGTTCTCATACCTGTCATCTCGGCGCTGGTGCAACGCATGGACCCCGTGGTTGGTGCCAAGCCGCGGATGCACAAGTTGTTCTGGGACTTTTGGCTTTACGCCTCGCTTATGGGCTTCACCGTGCTGTCCGGAGTGTGGCCCATAGACTGGTACTACGGAACCGCCGACATCGCGCTCAAGTCGCCGATCCTGGTGTGCAAGGAACACCTGAGACCCATCCTGCAGTTCAATAACCCCGTGCGCCACGAGACCGCGGCCATCGTCGACCTCAACGACGTCAAGTTCCAGCTGCTGAAGGAACTCAAGGGAGGCACCGAGATCAGCACCATACTGTACAAGATGAACTTCCAGCAGGCCACCTATCTGCTGTCGGTCAACGACCTGGAAGCGCTGAGGATCCAGAACTCGGTGACCACCAAGACCCCGTACCAGATCATGATGCAGTACCTCGAGTTCCCGCTCATACAGAAGGATAAGGGCGGCATGTTCATTTGCATGTCGGCGGTTGCCGATAAGGTCTTCGACATGTTTCTCGACGTGATGCAGGACAAGCCCAAGCACCGGGAGCGCGAAATCGAGCTGGAGGAGGCGTTCGTCTTCCTCCTCGTGAAGTTCGTCGACCCCGAGAAGCAGATTCGGCGTGTAGCCGACAAGTTTATTTCGAACTTCATCGATCGCTTCCCGCATTTACTGTGGAGCCGCAAG GTCCTCTGGGCCATGCTCGACATCTTGCAGGcactggcctactccctggaacTCGATCCCAACGAGACTGGTCAGGAGGTGATCGTCCCCTACACCCCGTACTCCATCACCCTGACCGACACCATGGACGGCCGGGAGACTATCGTCCGCGACCTGGCTGCCCACTGCCAGGGCATCGTTCAGGAGGCCGTCAAGTGGGCGCCCATAGCGACCCGCTCCCACCTCCAAGAGTACATGGTCGCCAACTCGGAAATGGTCGAAGCGCTGACCCAGCACACGGGCGTCGGGCTGGCCATCGAGAGCATCATGCTTTTCGCGGGCCTCAACGCCAGTTCTTCGCCCCAGTCGACATCCCTGCTGGAACGGTGGCCGGCTTGCGTGAAGAAGGACTACTCCGAGTTCGTCTGCTCTATGGAGATTCGCTGCCGGTACTCGGGCGAAGTGGCAGGCCTGCTCATGAGCTCCAAGAACACGGAGTACACGAGGAAAGAGCTGGCGGGCAAGCTGCTCAACCAGCTGCACACCAGCTGGAGGACGTCCAACAAGAAGCTCCACAAGCGGTGCATCTTCCGCATATGCGCTCTGCTGGTCAGCATGAAGGGTCTCGACCGGAGGCTGCTGCGGGCGCTGTGCTGGTCGCCCGTCGAGTACTTCTCCGAGGAGCCGACGCGCAACTCCATCTACTGCTGGCAGTGGTTACTGGCGGCCAAGCCGGAAGAGGAACTTCGCTTCCTGCACGAGATGTGCAACGCGTGGCTGGCCACGGTCGAGCGCGAGCTAGGCATCTTCTCGAAGGACCCCGTGCAGACGGATCCCTGCGCCGTGGGCGAGAAGAGCGACCTGCGCCCAAAGGCGCCGTACATCGCGCCGCACGAG GTGTGGGTCAACTTCATCGTCGAGAAGATCGAGTCGGCAAAGTTCAGCAGCCAGGCCGAGATCGAGATCTTCACCAACCTCATCTATCGGTCATTCTCGCCCACTATCGGCGACGAGAAATTCAGCTGCCGTCACATCTCCGTGGTGGGCACCAGGTTCAACCTGCTGAGCAGCGCCGTCTCTTTACTACAGAGCGACGCCGACTCACTGAGTAGCCAGATGATCCGCAGCATCCTCAGGGAGCGCATCTACTCTGCGTGCCTGGACTACTTCTGCGGGCCACAGCTGTACCCGACCGAGCGGGGCGGCAAGCTGCGCGAGAACATTCTCATGATGGTCAAGTTCTGGATGGCCATGCACAACGACAAGAAGTTCCTGCGCCGCACGAGCTTTGGCAGGGAGATTGTGGGCAATCAGCTGTCCAATCGCAGCCAGGGGTCATCGGCGGGCAGCTCGGCGGCCGAGAGCGG GTACACGCAGGCCGAGTCGTTCCCCACGACACCCGCCGGCTGGCAGCAGCAGGGCTACAGCCGACCGTCTACCGAGagctcgacgacgacgacgcggcaGACGACCACGACGACCACGACGTCGCGGGAGATGCGCGAGACGCCGCTCATCTCTGACACTGCGTACTCGAAGGAGTACCTGCGCAAGCGGTCGCTCATCCTGGCGCTGCTGTCGGTCGAGATCGAGTTCCTCATCACGTGGTACAACCCGCTCTCGCTGCCCGACAGGGTCGTGCCCGGCGAGGAGATCATCAGCGCCTGGAGGAGCCAGCACATCACCGAGCGGGGCTGGGTCGACATGGCCCAGTGTGCCTGGAACCTGTCACCAATGCTGGCCGTCTACCTGCCGAGCCGCTTTCG GTCGTCCGAGGCACTGCGCAACGAAGTCACCCGGCTGGTGCAAGCGAACCCCGACCTGGTGTGCCACATGCCCGAGGCCCTCCAATACATGATCACGCCCGACTTCGTGCTCGAAGACAACCCGGACTTGTCCTACCTGCAGGCCTGGGCGCCCGTGTCCCCCGTCAAAGTGCTCGCCTACTTCTCGCGCCTGTACTCGCCGCACCCGATCACCGCGCAGTACGCCATCCGGGTGCTGTCCGCGTGCCCGCCGGACGTGCTCATGTTCTACATCCCGCAGCTGGCGCAGGCGGTGCGGTACGACACCATGGGCTACATCCGCAACTTCATCATTACGTCGGCCAACATCAGCCAGCTGCTGACGCACCAGTTCATCTGGAACATGCGCACCAACATGTTCCGCGACGAGGACGGCCAGGAGAAGGACGCCGACCTGTACGAGGTGTTCAACTCCATGATCGACACCATGGTCAGCAACCTGACGGGCAAGGAGAAGCTGTTCTACGAGTCCGAGTTTGACTTCTTCACCAAGATCACCGCCATCTCAGGCGTGCTGAGGCACTTCCCAAAG GGTCCGGAGCGCAAACGCGCCTGCCTCTGCGAGCTGTCCAAGATCAAGGTGGAGCAGGGGTCGTACCTGCCTTCCAGCCCCGAGGCCATCATCGTGGACATCGACTACGCGTCCGGGGCTCCCATGCAGAGCGCAGCCAAAGCCCCCTTCCGCGCGAAGTTCAAAGTGCGTAGCGTGGGCATCGAGAAGGTGCAGGAGATTGCCACCGCCGGTTACAAGGACCTGCGCGACGCCGGCTTCTTCACCGCCGCAGACCTGCGCAAGGAGCACTGGCAGGCTGCTATCTTCAAG GTAGGCGACGACGTGCGGCAGGACATGTTGGCGCTCCAGGTAATAGCGCTCTTCAAGCACGTCTTCAGCATCGCGGGCATCGAGGTGTACCTGTTCCCGTACCGCGTGGTGGCCACCTCGCCAGGCTGCGGCGTCATCGAGTGCGTTCCGGACACCACGTCTCGGGACCAGCTGGGCCGACAGACCGACATCGGCATGTACGAGTACTTCCTGCAGAAGTACGGCGACGAATCGACGCGCACTTTCCAGGAGGCGCGAAGCAACTTCGTCAAGAGCATGGCCGCCTACAGCGTCGCCATGTTCCTCTTGCAG
- the LOC119463789 gene encoding phosphatidylinositol 4-kinase alpha-like isoform X2 yields the protein MVSRRAMVDYWMTRACRGAARERREGLLPYENITTPIVFKASTYLFRTFGSSFSLMRIIAERPEVARKSHMRFSANKIQLILAYADRILSDEMIEYLDQCAMEAYQSGQIAVNPYRSFGEVLKLVWVNLLYELLCSYTLAEKEEWKHTSPLFCSLAKDIQKLAKHLFLAGQKDIQVKAYDASEQEQKDYQYTCAHRFRASVQTVAACVDILVWAEVEENGADLLCGKLAEKLNASHGLKLALGHLPILISCLNGIRTLAEMFPLIVDGCMLAARDFLGAPAPVLLKLYQCMEELVSGDNAGVRTICQAALRQVRDAGIDCLCGVLRVGIERDPEIVQAYLASASNRLFQAEISGGEGALIAINTVMALGKMAVALKGTPRTEKSVLQFFQQRFCKPPSTLDTLIVDQMGRMLVAKVDRSVRDEIMKMLTMVTLVSNSVQARLSDADAKFPGYKHVALPVIKVLVKVASGIDGADEKLELLSTLLELFVQIGLDGCRYCENQLAFKDSGCAANMGVLIPVISALVQRMDPVVGAKPRMHKLFWDFWLYASLMGFTVLSGVWPIDWYYGTADIALKSPILVCKEHLRPILQFNNPVRHETAAIVDLNDVKFQLLKELKGGTEISTILYKMNFQQATYLLSVNDLEALRIQNSVTTKTPYQIMMQYLEFPLIQKDKGGMFICMSAVADKVFDMFLDVMQDKPKHREREIELEEAFVFLLVKFVDPEKQIRRVADKFISNFIDRFPHLLWSRKVLWAMLDILQALAYSLELDPNETGQEVIVPYTPYSITLTDTMDGRETIVRDLAAHCQGIVQEAVKWAPIATRSHLQEYMVANSEMVEALTQHTGVGLAIESIMLFAGLNASSSPQSTSLLERWPACVKKDYSEFVCSMEIRCRYSGEVAGLLMSSKNTEYTRKELAGKLLNQLHTSWRTSNKKLHKRCIFRICALLVSMKGLDRRLLRALCWSPVEYFSEEPTRNSIYCWQWLLAAKPEEELRFLHEMCNAWLATVERELGIFSKDPVQTDPCAVGEKSDLRPKAPYIAPHEVWVNFIVEKIESAKFSSQAEIEIFTNLIYRSFSPTIGDEKFSCRHISVVGTRFNLLSSAVSLLQSDADSLSSQMIRSILRERIYSACLDYFCGPQLYPTERGGKLRENILMMVKFWMAMHNDKKFLRRTSFGREIVGNQLSNRSQGSSAGSSAAESGYTQAESFPTTPAGWQQQGYSRPSTESSTTTTRQTTTTTTTSREMRETPLISDTAYSKEYLRKRSLILALLSVEIEFLITWYNPLSLPDRVVPGEEIISAWRSQHITERGWVDMAQCAWNLSPMLAVYLPSRFRSSEALRNEVTRLVQANPDLVCHMPEALQYMITPDFVLEDNPDLSYLQAWAPVSPVKVLAYFSRLYSPHPITAQYAIRVLSACPPDVLMFYIPQLAQAVRYDTMGYIRNFIITSANISQLLTHQFIWNMRTNMFRDEDGQEKDADLYEVFNSMIDTMVSNLTGKEKLFYESEFDFFTKITAISGVLRHFPKGPERKRACLCELSKIKVEQGSYLPSSPEAIIVDIDYASGAPMQSAAKAPFRAKFKVRSVGIEKVQEIATAGYKDLRDAGFFTAADLRKEHWQAAIFKVGDDVRQDMLALQVIALFKHVFSIAGIEVYLFPYRVVATSPGCGVIECVPDTTSRDQLGRQTDIGMYEYFLQKYGDESTRTFQEARSNFVKSMAAYSVAMFLLQVKDRHNGNLLLDDEGHIIHIDFGFLFESSPGGNIGFEPDIKLTEEMVMIMGGKQEAEPFKWFTELCVRCFLAVRPYREDVVTLVSLMLDTGLPCFRGQTVRLLRLRFAPTATEREAAAFMIKIINDSYLNIRTRTYDMIQYYQNQIPY from the exons ATGGTGTCGCGACGCGCCATGGTTGACTACTGGATGACCAGGGCGTGCCGCGGGGCGGCGCGCGAGCGCCGCGAGGGGCTGCTGCCGTACGAGAACATCACGACGCCCATCGTGTTCAAGGCGTCCACGTACCTGTTCCGAACGTTCGGCTCGAGCTTCAGCCTCATGCGAATCATTGCCGAGCGGCCCGAGGTCGCGCGCAAGAGCCACATGAGGTTTTCGGCCAATAAGATCCag CTGATCCTGGCGTACGCTGACCGCATCCTGTCTGACGAGATGATCGAGTACCTCGACCAATGCGCCATGGAAGCCTACCAGAGCGGCCAGATCGCCGTGAACCCTTATCGCTCGTTCGGCGAGGTACTCAAGCTTGTCTGGGTCAACCTGCTCTACGAGTTGCTTTGCTCTTACACGCTCGCCGAGAAGGAGGAGTGGAAGCACACCTCCCCACTCTTCTGTAGCCTGGCCAAGGACATCCAGAAGCTTGCCAAGCATCTATTCCTCGCCGGCCAGAAGGACATACAG GTGAAGGCGTACGACGCGAGCGAACAGGAACAGAAGGATTATCAGTACACGTGCGCTCACCGGTTCCGCGCCAGCGTTCAGACGGTGGCCGCGTGCGTGGATATCCTTGTCTGGGCCGAGGTGGAGGAGAACGGCGCCGACCTGCTCTGCGGGAAGCTCGCCGAGAAGCTCAACGCGTCGCATGGTCTCAAGCTTGCACTTG GTCACCTGCCTATCCTCATCAGCTGCCTGAACGGCATCAGGACGCTGGCCGAGATGTTTCCCCTGATCGTGGACGGTTGCATGTTAGCCGCGCGCGACTTCCTGGGCGCTCCAGCACCCGTCCTGCTCAAGCTTTACCAGTGCATGGAAGAGCTCGTCAGCGGGGACAACGCCGGCGTCAGAACCATCTGCCAGGCGGCGCTGAGACAG GTGCGTGACGCAGGCATCGACTGCCTGTGCGGAGTGCTTCGGGTAGGCATCGAGCGTGACCCCGAGATTGTGCAGGCGTACCTGGCTTCCGCTTCAAACCGGCTGTTCCAG GCCGAAATTAGCGGAGGCGAGGGAGCGCTGATCGCCATCAACACGGTGATGGCGTTGGGCAAGATGGCGGTGGCGCTGAAGGGCACGCCCAGGACCGAGAAGTCGGTGCTGCAGTTCTTCCAGCAGCGCTTCTGCAAGCCCCCTTCAACGCTGGACACGCTCATCGTGGACCAGATGGGCCGCATGCTGGTCGCCAAGGTGGACAGGTCTGTCAGGGACGAGATCATGAAGATGCTCACCATGGTCACGCTGGTCTCCAACTCTGTGCAGGCCAGGCTCAGCGACGCCGACGCCAA GTTTCCCGGCTACAAGCACGTCGCGTTGCCCGTCATCAAGGTCCTCGTCAAGGTGGCCTCTGGCATTGACGGGGCCGACGAGAAGCTCGAGCTTCTCAGTACTCTTCTCGAGCTGTTCGTGCAGATCGGGCTCGACGGGTGCCGCTACTGTGAGAACCAGTTGGCCTTCAAGGACTCGGGCTGCGCCGCCAACATGGGCGTTCTCATACCTGTCATCTCGGCGCTGGTGCAACGCATGGACCCCGTGGTTGGTGCCAAGCCGCGGATGCACAAGTTGTTCTGGGACTTTTGGCTTTACGCCTCGCTTATGGGCTTCACCGTGCTGTCCGGAGTGTGGCCCATAGACTGGTACTACGGAACCGCCGACATCGCGCTCAAGTCGCCGATCCTGGTGTGCAAGGAACACCTGAGACCCATCCTGCAGTTCAATAACCCCGTGCGCCACGAGACCGCGGCCATCGTCGACCTCAACGACGTCAAGTTCCAGCTGCTGAAGGAACTCAAGGGAGGCACCGAGATCAGCACCATACTGTACAAGATGAACTTCCAGCAGGCCACCTATCTGCTGTCGGTCAACGACCTGGAAGCGCTGAGGATCCAGAACTCGGTGACCACCAAGACCCCGTACCAGATCATGATGCAGTACCTCGAGTTCCCGCTCATACAGAAGGATAAGGGCGGCATGTTCATTTGCATGTCGGCGGTTGCCGATAAGGTCTTCGACATGTTTCTCGACGTGATGCAGGACAAGCCCAAGCACCGGGAGCGCGAAATCGAGCTGGAGGAGGCGTTCGTCTTCCTCCTCGTGAAGTTCGTCGACCCCGAGAAGCAGATTCGGCGTGTAGCCGACAAGTTTATTTCGAACTTCATCGATCGCTTCCCGCATTTACTGTGGAGCCGCAAG GTCCTCTGGGCCATGCTCGACATCTTGCAGGcactggcctactccctggaacTCGATCCCAACGAGACTGGTCAGGAGGTGATCGTCCCCTACACCCCGTACTCCATCACCCTGACCGACACCATGGACGGCCGGGAGACTATCGTCCGCGACCTGGCTGCCCACTGCCAGGGCATCGTTCAGGAGGCCGTCAAGTGGGCGCCCATAGCGACCCGCTCCCACCTCCAAGAGTACATGGTCGCCAACTCGGAAATGGTCGAAGCGCTGACCCAGCACACGGGCGTCGGGCTGGCCATCGAGAGCATCATGCTTTTCGCGGGCCTCAACGCCAGTTCTTCGCCCCAGTCGACATCCCTGCTGGAACGGTGGCCGGCTTGCGTGAAGAAGGACTACTCCGAGTTCGTCTGCTCTATGGAGATTCGCTGCCGGTACTCGGGCGAAGTGGCAGGCCTGCTCATGAGCTCCAAGAACACGGAGTACACGAGGAAAGAGCTGGCGGGCAAGCTGCTCAACCAGCTGCACACCAGCTGGAGGACGTCCAACAAGAAGCTCCACAAGCGGTGCATCTTCCGCATATGCGCTCTGCTGGTCAGCATGAAGGGTCTCGACCGGAGGCTGCTGCGGGCGCTGTGCTGGTCGCCCGTCGAGTACTTCTCCGAGGAGCCGACGCGCAACTCCATCTACTGCTGGCAGTGGTTACTGGCGGCCAAGCCGGAAGAGGAACTTCGCTTCCTGCACGAGATGTGCAACGCGTGGCTGGCCACGGTCGAGCGCGAGCTAGGCATCTTCTCGAAGGACCCCGTGCAGACGGATCCCTGCGCCGTGGGCGAGAAGAGCGACCTGCGCCCAAAGGCGCCGTACATCGCGCCGCACGAG GTGTGGGTCAACTTCATCGTCGAGAAGATCGAGTCGGCAAAGTTCAGCAGCCAGGCCGAGATCGAGATCTTCACCAACCTCATCTATCGGTCATTCTCGCCCACTATCGGCGACGAGAAATTCAGCTGCCGTCACATCTCCGTGGTGGGCACCAGGTTCAACCTGCTGAGCAGCGCCGTCTCTTTACTACAGAGCGACGCCGACTCACTGAGTAGCCAGATGATCCGCAGCATCCTCAGGGAGCGCATCTACTCTGCGTGCCTGGACTACTTCTGCGGGCCACAGCTGTACCCGACCGAGCGGGGCGGCAAGCTGCGCGAGAACATTCTCATGATGGTCAAGTTCTGGATGGCCATGCACAACGACAAGAAGTTCCTGCGCCGCACGAGCTTTGGCAGGGAGATTGTGGGCAATCAGCTGTCCAATCGCAGCCAGGGGTCATCGGCGGGCAGCTCGGCGGCCGAGAGCGG GTACACGCAGGCCGAGTCGTTCCCCACGACACCCGCCGGCTGGCAGCAGCAGGGCTACAGCCGACCGTCTACCGAGagctcgacgacgacgacgcggcaGACGACCACGACGACCACGACGTCGCGGGAGATGCGCGAGACGCCGCTCATCTCTGACACTGCGTACTCGAAGGAGTACCTGCGCAAGCGGTCGCTCATCCTGGCGCTGCTGTCGGTCGAGATCGAGTTCCTCATCACGTGGTACAACCCGCTCTCGCTGCCCGACAGGGTCGTGCCCGGCGAGGAGATCATCAGCGCCTGGAGGAGCCAGCACATCACCGAGCGGGGCTGGGTCGACATGGCCCAGTGTGCCTGGAACCTGTCACCAATGCTGGCCGTCTACCTGCCGAGCCGCTTTCG GTCGTCCGAGGCACTGCGCAACGAAGTCACCCGGCTGGTGCAAGCGAACCCCGACCTGGTGTGCCACATGCCCGAGGCCCTCCAATACATGATCACGCCCGACTTCGTGCTCGAAGACAACCCGGACTTGTCCTACCTGCAGGCCTGGGCGCCCGTGTCCCCCGTCAAAGTGCTCGCCTACTTCTCGCGCCTGTACTCGCCGCACCCGATCACCGCGCAGTACGCCATCCGGGTGCTGTCCGCGTGCCCGCCGGACGTGCTCATGTTCTACATCCCGCAGCTGGCGCAGGCGGTGCGGTACGACACCATGGGCTACATCCGCAACTTCATCATTACGTCGGCCAACATCAGCCAGCTGCTGACGCACCAGTTCATCTGGAACATGCGCACCAACATGTTCCGCGACGAGGACGGCCAGGAGAAGGACGCCGACCTGTACGAGGTGTTCAACTCCATGATCGACACCATGGTCAGCAACCTGACGGGCAAGGAGAAGCTGTTCTACGAGTCCGAGTTTGACTTCTTCACCAAGATCACCGCCATCTCAGGCGTGCTGAGGCACTTCCCAAAG GGTCCGGAGCGCAAACGCGCCTGCCTCTGCGAGCTGTCCAAGATCAAGGTGGAGCAGGGGTCGTACCTGCCTTCCAGCCCCGAGGCCATCATCGTGGACATCGACTACGCGTCCGGGGCTCCCATGCAGAGCGCAGCCAAAGCCCCCTTCCGCGCGAAGTTCAAAGTGCGTAGCGTGGGCATCGAGAAGGTGCAGGAGATTGCCACCGCCGGTTACAAGGACCTGCGCGACGCCGGCTTCTTCACCGCCGCAGACCTGCGCAAGGAGCACTGGCAGGCTGCTATCTTCAAG GTAGGCGACGACGTGCGGCAGGACATGTTGGCGCTCCAGGTAATAGCGCTCTTCAAGCACGTCTTCAGCATCGCGGGCATCGAGGTGTACCTGTTCCCGTACCGCGTGGTGGCCACCTCGCCAGGCTGCGGCGTCATCGAGTGCGTTCCGGACACCACGTCTCGGGACCAGCTGGGCCGACAGACCGACATCGGCATGTACGAGTACTTCCTGCAGAAGTACGGCGACGAATCGACGCGCACTTTCCAGGAGGCGCGAAGCAACTTCGTCAAGAGCATGGCCGCCTACAGCGTCGCCATGTTCCTCTTGCAG GTGAAAGATCGCCACAACGGCAACCTGCTTCTGGACGACGAAGGCCACATCATCCACATCGACTTCGGCTTCCTCTTCGAGAGCTCTCCCGGCGGCAACATCGGCTTCGAGCCGGACATCAAGCTCACCGAGGAGATGGTGATGATCATGGGCGGCAAGCAGGAAGCCGAGCCGTTCAAGTGGTTCACCGAGCTCTGCGTACGCTGCTTCTTGGCCGTGCGACCATACCGCGAGGACGTGGTCACCCTGGTCTCCCTGATGCTGGACACCGGACTGCCCTGCTTCCGCGGACAGACGGTGCGCCTGCTCCGGCTGCGGTTCGCACCCACGGCCACGGAGCGCGAGGCCGCGGCCTTCATGATCAAGATCATCAACGACTCGTACCTGAACATCAGGACCAGGACGTACGACATGATCCAGTACTACCAGAACCAGATCCCGTACTGA